One Verrucomicrobiota bacterium JB022 genomic region harbors:
- a CDS encoding mechanosensitive ion channel has translation MMTFDTILGTLSRPLAIEVWVIAAAALLSWAVARLLIRKRQEGLSERAAELVASWGVPLVVTFGTAVAGAFLAIFGHASDLVWRFSILVLLWVLVGLVGRRIPDLHLSRAARLVAYLITAELLLPPVSLIKDQLEGMHFAMGTLYINMLGVLNGIVVLLVALWVGFGLGNLLEKRLDTFDLSPSVKVLSGKLIRIALIAVAALAATDAMGVDVTVLTFLGGGLGLGLGLGLQKVVSNLFSGFVLLADKSIKPGDVIEIDGTYGWINNLKGRYVSIITRDGKEHLIPNEDLITQRVINWSYSASDVRVRLPLGVSYNSDVHLVRDLVLRAAKETPRVLQDPPPNCLMVGYGDSSVDFELRFWINDPSNGVSNVRSQLYFKIWDLFKEHDIEIPFPQQDVHFRSPESIRVRLVEDDAKPPREED, from the coding sequence ATGATGACGTTTGACACTATCCTCGGCACGCTCAGTCGCCCTCTTGCCATCGAAGTCTGGGTGATTGCTGCCGCCGCATTGCTGAGCTGGGCCGTCGCCCGGCTACTGATTCGCAAGCGGCAGGAGGGGTTGAGCGAGCGGGCGGCCGAGCTGGTGGCGTCGTGGGGCGTGCCGCTGGTGGTGACCTTCGGCACGGCGGTGGCGGGCGCGTTTCTGGCGATTTTCGGCCATGCGAGCGACCTCGTGTGGCGTTTTTCCATTCTCGTGCTGCTTTGGGTGCTCGTGGGCTTGGTCGGCCGGCGCATTCCCGACCTGCACCTCTCGCGTGCCGCACGGCTGGTGGCCTACCTCATCACGGCGGAGCTGCTGTTGCCCCCCGTCAGCCTGATCAAGGACCAGCTGGAGGGGATGCACTTCGCGATGGGCACCCTCTACATCAATATGCTGGGCGTGCTCAACGGCATTGTGGTGCTCCTCGTGGCCCTGTGGGTCGGGTTCGGCCTGGGCAACCTGCTGGAAAAGCGTCTGGACACCTTCGATCTCAGTCCCTCCGTCAAGGTCCTGAGCGGCAAGCTGATCCGTATCGCGCTGATCGCCGTGGCCGCCCTGGCCGCGACCGATGCGATGGGCGTGGACGTGACGGTGCTGACCTTCCTCGGCGGTGGTCTCGGCTTGGGTCTCGGCCTCGGTTTGCAGAAGGTGGTCAGCAACCTCTTCAGCGGCTTCGTGCTGCTGGCGGACAAGTCGATCAAGCCGGGCGACGTGATCGAGATCGACGGCACCTACGGCTGGATCAACAACCTCAAGGGGCGCTACGTCTCGATCATCACACGCGACGGCAAGGAGCACCTGATCCCCAACGAAGACCTCATCACCCAGCGCGTGATCAACTGGTCTTACTCCGCCAGCGATGTGCGCGTGCGCCTGCCCCTGGGCGTCAGCTACAACAGCGATGTGCACCTGGTGCGTGATTTGGTGCTGCGCGCGGCCAAGGAAACCCCGCGCGTGTTGCAAGACCCGCCCCCGAATTGCCTGATGGTGGGCTATGGCGACAGCTCGGTCGACTTCGAGCTACGTTTCTGGATCAACGACCCCTCCAACGGCGTCAGCAACGTCAGAAGCCAGCTTTATTTCAAGATCTGGGACCTCTTCAAGGAACACGATATTGAGATCCCCTTCCCACAGCAGGACGTGCATTTCCGCTCCCCGGAAAGCATTCGCGTACGCCTCGTGGAAGACGATGCGAAGCCGCCGCGCGAGGAGGATTGA
- a CDS encoding glycoside hydrolase family 27 protein — MKLRLPFAGALLALACLLPAAQAQKFEGLAQTPPMGWNSWNTFETHIDEELVKDVAQAMIDSGMRDAGYNYIVLDDGWMAMERDEEGNLVADPNKFPSGMKALGDYLHEHGFKFGLYNCAGSKTCAGYPGSQGHEFQDARNYASWGVDYLKYDWCFTEGRDAKEAYTTMSRALKKAGRPVVFSLCEWGQNQPWKWAKGVGHLWRTSGDIIDCYDCVERWSHGWKVILDIQMDREEGHEGLEKYAGPGHWNDPDMLEVGNPGLTVAESRAHFSLWCMIAAPLIAGNDVRNMSEPIRQILTNREAIAIDQDKAGKQGWRFSQDGEREIWVRELSEGDWAVCVLNASDDRRATALDFERLYFIPGDYQVRDIWAAQDLGLRSELKRIERTLEPHDVIFLRLNKVD, encoded by the coding sequence ATGAAGCTGCGTTTACCCTTTGCCGGGGCATTGCTGGCGCTCGCCTGCCTGTTGCCCGCTGCCCAAGCCCAGAAATTCGAAGGTCTCGCCCAGACCCCGCCGATGGGCTGGAACTCCTGGAATACCTTCGAGACCCATATCGACGAGGAGCTCGTCAAGGATGTCGCGCAGGCGATGATCGACAGCGGGATGCGCGATGCGGGTTACAACTACATCGTGCTCGACGACGGCTGGATGGCGATGGAGCGCGACGAAGAGGGAAACCTCGTCGCCGATCCCAACAAGTTCCCCAGCGGCATGAAGGCCTTGGGCGACTACCTGCACGAGCACGGCTTCAAATTTGGCCTCTACAACTGCGCCGGCAGCAAGACTTGCGCAGGCTACCCCGGCAGCCAGGGCCACGAGTTTCAGGATGCACGCAACTATGCCTCGTGGGGCGTCGATTACCTGAAATACGACTGGTGCTTCACCGAGGGGCGCGACGCGAAGGAGGCCTACACCACGATGAGCCGTGCGCTGAAAAAAGCGGGGCGGCCCGTGGTCTTCAGCCTCTGCGAATGGGGCCAGAACCAGCCGTGGAAGTGGGCCAAGGGCGTCGGCCACCTCTGGCGCACCTCCGGCGACATTATCGACTGCTACGACTGTGTCGAACGCTGGTCGCACGGCTGGAAAGTGATCCTCGACATACAGATGGACCGCGAGGAAGGCCATGAAGGCCTCGAAAAATACGCAGGCCCCGGCCATTGGAACGACCCCGATATGCTGGAGGTGGGCAACCCGGGCCTGACGGTTGCCGAATCGCGCGCGCACTTCAGCCTCTGGTGCATGATCGCCGCCCCGTTGATCGCGGGCAACGACGTGCGCAACATGTCGGAGCCGATCCGCCAGATCCTGACCAACCGCGAGGCCATTGCGATCGATCAGGACAAGGCGGGCAAGCAGGGCTGGCGCTTCTCCCAGGATGGCGAGCGCGAGATCTGGGTGCGCGAACTCTCGGAGGGCGACTGGGCCGTCTGCGTGCTCAACGCCAGCGACGACCGGCGCGCCACGGCCCTCGATTTCGAGCGCCTCTACTTCATCCCCGGCGATTATCAGGTGCGCGACATCTGGGCCGCCCAGGACCTCGGCCTGCGCAGCGAATTGAAGCGTATCGAGCGCACGCTTGAGCCGCACGACGTGATCTTTCTGCGCCTGAACAAGGTCGACTGA
- a CDS encoding GH1 family beta-glucosidase encodes MTPFPKNFFWGAAAASYQIEGWGRDSGIGRSVWDQFCDTPGKVFAGNDGSVACDHYHRYADDVRMMADLGLQAYRLSISWPRVIPQGTGAVNAKGLDFYDRLVDALLAANIRPWVTLFHWDYPLALYDRGGWLNADSPQWFADYARVVVDRLSDRVQNWFTLNEPQCSVLLGHQDGVHAPGLKLGRRDILRINHHHMVAHGLAVQVIRSHSQSPAQIGAAPVGVIKIPRTESPEDIAAARAATFAVNQQGLWCTTPYTDPMVLGQYPEELHPELPEGALDDLDTIRQPLDFFGANIYHADLVEADGQGGWRNLEFPVGHPRTPMDWNVVPEALYWGPKFLHERYNLPVVITENGMANPDWVDCDGHVRDGQRIDFVRRYLRNYRRAIDEGVPALGYFYWSIMDNFEWAFGYSKRFGLVHVDYQTQQRTLKDSAHWYRELIRQHGANL; translated from the coding sequence ATGACGCCATTTCCGAAAAACTTCTTCTGGGGCGCCGCTGCCGCCTCTTACCAGATCGAGGGCTGGGGCCGCGACAGCGGGATCGGTCGCTCGGTGTGGGACCAATTCTGCGACACGCCGGGCAAGGTCTTTGCCGGTAACGACGGCTCGGTCGCCTGCGACCACTACCACCGCTATGCGGACGACGTGCGCATGATGGCCGACCTCGGCCTGCAGGCCTACCGGCTCTCGATCTCGTGGCCGCGCGTGATCCCCCAAGGCACCGGGGCAGTCAACGCCAAGGGCCTCGACTTCTACGATCGGCTGGTCGATGCGCTGCTGGCGGCAAACATCCGCCCGTGGGTGACGCTCTTTCACTGGGATTACCCCCTTGCGCTCTACGACCGGGGGGGCTGGCTGAATGCGGACAGTCCGCAGTGGTTTGCCGACTACGCCCGCGTGGTGGTCGACCGCCTTTCGGACCGCGTGCAAAACTGGTTCACGCTCAACGAGCCGCAGTGCTCCGTGCTGCTGGGCCATCAGGATGGCGTGCACGCGCCCGGCCTGAAGCTGGGCCGCCGCGACATCCTGCGCATCAACCATCACCACATGGTCGCCCACGGTCTCGCGGTACAGGTGATCCGCAGCCACAGCCAGTCCCCCGCCCAGATCGGCGCGGCTCCGGTGGGCGTGATCAAGATCCCGCGCACGGAGAGCCCGGAAGACATCGCTGCCGCCCGCGCCGCCACCTTCGCCGTCAATCAGCAGGGCCTCTGGTGCACCACGCCCTATACCGACCCGATGGTGCTCGGCCAATACCCCGAAGAGCTGCACCCGGAGCTGCCGGAAGGCGCGCTCGACGATCTCGATACCATCCGCCAGCCGCTCGACTTCTTTGGCGCCAACATCTACCACGCCGACCTCGTGGAGGCGGACGGCCAAGGCGGTTGGCGCAATCTGGAATTCCCGGTGGGCCACCCCCGCACGCCGATGGACTGGAACGTCGTGCCCGAAGCGCTCTACTGGGGCCCGAAGTTCCTGCACGAGCGGTATAACCTTCCGGTCGTGATCACCGAAAATGGCATGGCCAACCCCGATTGGGTCGATTGCGACGGCCATGTGCGCGACGGTCAGCGGATCGACTTTGTGCGGCGCTACCTGCGCAACTACCGCCGCGCCATCGACGAAGGGGTGCCCGCGTTGGGCTATTTCTACTGGTCGATCATGGACAACTTCGAGTGGGCGTTTGGCTACAGCAAACGCTTCGGCCTCGTGCATGTGGACTACCAGACGCAACAGCGCACGCTCAAAGACTCCGCCCACTGGTATCGCGAACTGATTCGCCAGCATGGCGCCAACCTGTAA
- a CDS encoding sialate O-acetylesterase, with amino-acid sequence MLPTLRSLFITGLLAASAYAEVRLPSIFGDHMVIQRDSELVVWGRAKALEKVTVRPSWTDEIFTYDTPSNGQWRVTIPTPSAGGPHRLVVEGYNRIELNDILAGEVWLASGQSNMEWTAMSGIEQRDEAIATADYPQIRLFTAQQATAEHRQYDVDGAWQVTTPDSMRYFSAVAYFFGRELHEELQVPVGLISSSWGGTPAEVWTVPEKIESDPALLQAAEALEPVPWGPVARGVAYHAMIEPLIPYRIRGTLWYQGEGNVGHAETYDELMEALVGGWREQWGYDFPFFWAQIAPWKGYGEYPSGAELRDAQRRALRIPESGMVVTHDIGDLDDIHPRNKHDVGHRFALLALDQVYGKDVVSSGPLYRQMRVRRDAIEVEFDYADGLVETGALTDFQIAGEDRIFHPAKATITDRDTVLVSSPEVPSPVAVRFGWSNATNPTLFNAAGLPASTFRTDDWPPPAAE; translated from the coding sequence ATGTTACCCACCCTGCGCTCACTCTTCATCACCGGGTTGCTGGCGGCCAGCGCGTACGCCGAAGTCCGCCTGCCCTCGATCTTTGGCGACCACATGGTCATCCAGCGCGACAGCGAGCTGGTCGTGTGGGGGCGCGCCAAGGCTCTCGAAAAAGTCACTGTCCGCCCGAGCTGGACGGACGAGATCTTTACCTACGATACGCCATCGAACGGCCAGTGGCGGGTGACGATCCCGACGCCGTCGGCGGGTGGCCCGCACCGGCTGGTGGTCGAGGGCTATAATCGGATTGAGCTCAACGACATTCTCGCCGGCGAAGTCTGGCTTGCGTCGGGGCAGTCCAACATGGAGTGGACGGCGATGAGCGGGATCGAGCAGCGCGACGAGGCCATCGCCACCGCCGATTATCCACAGATCCGCCTCTTCACCGCCCAGCAGGCGACGGCCGAGCATCGGCAATACGATGTGGATGGCGCGTGGCAGGTGACGACGCCCGACAGCATGCGCTATTTCAGCGCTGTAGCCTACTTCTTTGGTCGTGAGCTACATGAAGAGCTGCAGGTGCCGGTGGGCCTCATCTCCAGCAGCTGGGGCGGCACGCCGGCAGAGGTCTGGACGGTGCCCGAAAAGATCGAGAGCGATCCTGCCTTGTTGCAAGCCGCCGAAGCACTCGAGCCCGTGCCGTGGGGCCCGGTAGCCCGTGGCGTAGCCTATCACGCGATGATCGAGCCGCTGATCCCTTACCGTATCCGTGGCACGCTCTGGTATCAGGGCGAAGGCAATGTCGGCCACGCCGAGACCTACGACGAGCTGATGGAAGCACTGGTGGGGGGCTGGCGCGAGCAGTGGGGCTACGATTTCCCGTTCTTCTGGGCGCAGATCGCACCGTGGAAGGGTTACGGCGAATACCCCTCCGGCGCGGAACTGCGGGACGCACAGCGCCGGGCCTTGCGCATCCCGGAAAGCGGCATGGTCGTAACGCATGATATTGGCGACCTCGACGATATCCACCCGCGTAACAAGCACGACGTGGGGCATCGCTTTGCCCTGCTCGCGCTCGACCAGGTGTATGGCAAGGATGTCGTCTCGTCGGGCCCGCTTTACCGCCAGATGCGAGTGCGCAGAGACGCCATCGAGGTCGAATTCGACTATGCTGACGGCCTGGTGGAGACAGGTGCCCTGACGGATTTCCAGATCGCGGGAGAAGACCGTATCTTCCACCCGGCCAAGGCGACGATTACCGATCGCGATACCGTGCTGGTGTCTTCACCCGAAGTGCCTTCGCCCGTAGCGGTGCGCTTTGGCTGGAGCAATGCCACCAACCCCACCCTTTTCAATGCCGCCGGGCTCCCTGCCTCCACCTTCCGCACGGATGACTGGCCGCCGCCCGCCGCCGAATAA
- a CDS encoding glycosyl hydrolase, producing the protein MHKTLCLPILLLAMNHVTAHPELVDPKANAQTVALYENLRAVAADHVLFGAQNTTAYGHGWVGKPGDGQSDVKAVTGSFPAVYGWDLQDLTQASHVEEQSYNLSQTNLVAWCKEAYERGGVITFAWHMENPVTGGSFYDLTPAAATMLPGGDNHQSYLQTLDRVADFFKELAPVPVIFRPFHEHNGDWFWWGKGFVTEEEYMQLWRMTVHYLRDEKGVHNLLYAFSPDRSRMDLSEGEEAYFYAYPGDAYVDILGIDNYWDVGHSANEASPKQNHADFVRSLEMVVQLATARDKIPALTETGMDTLPNPQWYTEVLLAGLNANATTRRIAYAQVWRNANKELEGRDHFYVPYPGHPAAEDFVKFKQSGLILFEDELPDLYRETKAGKEAKE; encoded by the coding sequence ATGCACAAAACCCTTTGCCTACCCATCCTGTTACTGGCCATGAACCACGTCACCGCCCATCCAGAACTCGTCGACCCCAAGGCCAATGCGCAGACCGTGGCGCTCTACGAGAACCTCCGGGCGGTGGCGGCTGATCATGTGTTGTTTGGCGCCCAGAATACCACCGCCTACGGGCATGGCTGGGTAGGCAAACCGGGCGACGGCCAGTCCGACGTCAAGGCAGTGACGGGCTCCTTCCCTGCCGTCTATGGCTGGGATCTGCAGGATCTCACACAAGCCTCTCACGTCGAGGAGCAAAGCTACAACCTCTCGCAGACCAACTTAGTGGCGTGGTGCAAGGAAGCTTACGAACGCGGCGGCGTGATCACCTTTGCCTGGCACATGGAAAACCCCGTGACTGGCGGCAGCTTCTATGACTTGACGCCTGCCGCCGCCACGATGTTGCCCGGTGGAGACAACCACCAGAGCTACCTCCAGACGCTGGACCGCGTGGCAGACTTCTTCAAGGAACTGGCGCCCGTGCCCGTGATCTTCCGCCCTTTCCACGAACACAACGGAGACTGGTTCTGGTGGGGCAAGGGCTTTGTGACGGAGGAGGAATACATGCAGCTGTGGCGCATGACGGTCCACTACCTGCGCGATGAAAAGGGCGTGCACAACCTGCTCTATGCGTTCTCGCCCGACCGCAGCCGCATGGACCTGAGCGAGGGAGAAGAAGCCTACTTTTACGCCTACCCGGGAGACGCTTACGTCGACATCCTGGGGATCGACAACTACTGGGATGTCGGCCACTCCGCCAACGAGGCCTCGCCCAAGCAAAACCATGCCGATTTTGTGCGCAGCCTGGAGATGGTGGTGCAGTTGGCCACCGCGCGCGACAAGATCCCTGCCTTGACGGAAACGGGTATGGATACGCTGCCCAACCCGCAGTGGTATACGGAGGTGTTGCTGGCCGGCCTGAATGCCAACGCCACGACCCGCCGCATTGCCTACGCGCAAGTGTGGCGCAATGCCAACAAGGAGCTGGAGGGCCGCGATCACTTTTACGTGCCCTACCCCGGCCACCCCGCCGCAGAAGACTTTGTGAAGTTCAAGCAGAGCGGGCTGATCCTGTTCGAGGACGAACTGCCCGACCTCTACCGCGAAACCAAGGCTGGCAAAGAAGCAAAGGAGTAG
- a CDS encoding succinylglutamate desuccinylase/aspartoacylase family protein: MKPFDYPQYLADFEATAAQRGLVGETVVETAVGPIRIWQTPGEVVDGCRGFISAGIHGDEPAGPLALLDYLRRHELPTHRSWVIAPALNPTGLVAGTRENHAGIDLNRDFLQQRSAEAKALVAWWQRQSASCVFHLSLHEDWEAQGLYLYALNTSSNTCFAQTLAERLGRHIRLQTTGPVDDHLLAAPGLILHEPEPDEPQGWPEAIWLVKRAPTVSYTLEAPGAFTPAERVEALRTGLALALELDQEAESGA, translated from the coding sequence ATGAAACCGTTCGACTATCCCCAATATCTGGCCGACTTCGAGGCGACCGCAGCGCAGCGGGGCCTCGTGGGTGAGACGGTGGTGGAGACGGCAGTCGGGCCGATCCGTATCTGGCAGACCCCGGGCGAGGTGGTCGACGGCTGTCGCGGCTTTATTTCGGCCGGGATCCATGGCGACGAGCCGGCAGGGCCGTTGGCCTTGCTGGACTACCTGCGCCGACACGAGCTGCCGACCCACCGCTCGTGGGTCATTGCTCCCGCCCTGAACCCCACGGGGCTGGTGGCCGGCACCCGCGAGAATCACGCCGGGATTGATCTTAATCGCGATTTTTTGCAGCAACGCAGCGCCGAGGCCAAGGCGCTCGTGGCGTGGTGGCAACGGCAGTCCGCCTCCTGCGTTTTCCACCTCTCGCTGCATGAAGACTGGGAAGCGCAAGGGCTCTACCTCTACGCGCTCAACACCAGCTCCAATACATGCTTTGCCCAAACGCTAGCCGAGCGATTGGGCCGCCACATCCGCTTGCAGACTACTGGCCCGGTGGACGACCATCTCCTGGCCGCGCCGGGCCTGATCCTGCATGAGCCGGAGCCGGACGAGCCGCAGGGCTGGCCCGAAGCCATCTGGCTGGTCAAACGTGCACCGACGGTCTCCTACACGCTGGAGGCGCCCGGTGCGTTTACGCCCGCCGAGCGCGTAGAAGCCCTGCGCACAGGGCTGGCGCTGGCCCTCGAACTCGATCAGGAAGCCGAGAGCGGGGCGTAG
- a CDS encoding DUF4394 domain-containing protein gives MNKFLASLSILGVAAASQAYALWGVSADNSLIKFDASNPSVIQSRTAITGLNDPFASILDFDYNPNDGYFYGVDTGANVYRIRSNGVATQIGSFGPSGYDADMAYDPFFGNFRWVSDFAENAMLELDGSFSFGGDFFYSVDDVNFGNTPSLTGIGIDPDFGEMYMIDPELDVLVQTFDPDGGELFTIGSLGLDITGFSSLVIDDNGNLFAALSVDGFTSGLYSIDLMTGAATWIGEFGEGINAIAVPEPRVYAALAGLLALGLAVIRRRR, from the coding sequence ATGAATAAGTTCCTTGCCTCTCTCTCGATCCTGGGTGTCGCTGCGGCTAGCCAAGCCTATGCGCTCTGGGGCGTTAGTGCCGACAATTCGCTGATCAAGTTCGATGCCAGCAATCCGAGCGTGATCCAGAGCCGCACGGCCATTACCGGGCTGAACGATCCGTTCGCGTCGATCCTCGACTTCGACTACAACCCCAACGACGGCTATTTCTACGGCGTCGACACCGGCGCGAACGTTTACCGCATCCGCTCCAACGGCGTTGCGACCCAGATCGGCAGCTTTGGCCCCAGCGGCTACGACGCCGATATGGCCTACGATCCGTTCTTTGGCAACTTCCGCTGGGTCAGCGATTTCGCCGAGAATGCGATGCTCGAGCTCGATGGCTCCTTCAGCTTTGGCGGCGACTTCTTTTACAGCGTCGACGACGTGAACTTCGGCAATACGCCTTCGCTGACCGGCATCGGGATCGACCCCGACTTCGGCGAAATGTACATGATCGATCCCGAGCTCGACGTGCTGGTGCAGACCTTCGACCCCGATGGCGGCGAACTCTTCACCATCGGCAGTCTCGGCCTCGACATCACCGGCTTCTCCTCGTTGGTGATCGACGACAATGGCAACCTGTTTGCCGCCCTGTCCGTCGACGGCTTCACCTCCGGCCTCTACTCGATCGATCTGATGACCGGCGCCGCCACCTGGATCGGCGAATTCGGCGAAGGCATCAACGCCATCGCCGTGCCGGAGCCCCGCGTCTACGCCGCCCTCGCCGGGCTGCTCGCGCTGGGCCTCGCCGTAATCCGCCGCCGCCGCTAA
- a CDS encoding protease modulator HflK — protein sequence MPSTATTAKAPAWGWILTSLSALEAVVFALLAHFQQLPFAYPVAALATWVAALQLNLLLPPATPAVAARPKGFWARLLHRLRQILPDTMRAFRRCLVATGALAALALMLPFLLQIRAGLHASETLEQMNFPAVVLLVAAFLGYFGRLYAQLSEPDADRVAQLRLDVLGGVHQLAAAVFGLLAVVLFVELYAGLLIHPWVALVLCLLLGFWIIETLLRWALRFYQPRRIWLQAPPLGTTQPMRLLIPRSHPLWQRVDVGDAEALFKLSEMWFLPSILRALPALAATVAVLSWVASSFHSVPLGHQGLHQHLGRTQDQLLQPGLHVTLPFPFGRVETIPADELRMVVLGLQADTGEPILWNRDHYVGEVNQLVGVGEELLTISVPIYYHIKDPRSYFLNTTNPEVTVSQAGYQALLHHTLHESAFGIMTTEREDLQQALHEAIQAELDSKQSGISIDLVCLRDIHPPVEVGPSYQEVVSAEEDREAYIHDGQAYQSQNLPRAQSQQFKLMAQADAKHAERVSQANGEANSFLSVEASYQDAPEVFRVRKTYEAFDESLSGVKKLVVDESFQGSIPAYIDVRKTLNPDLINESIPAVQTLIPALQAKPTEFDRAVDGYLRAGTGAIPAVNPRQADADYLLEE from the coding sequence ATGCCTTCAACTGCCACCACCGCCAAAGCTCCGGCCTGGGGCTGGATCCTGACCAGTCTGAGCGCCTTGGAAGCGGTCGTCTTTGCCCTGCTGGCCCACTTCCAGCAATTGCCTTTCGCCTATCCCGTAGCGGCCCTAGCCACCTGGGTGGCAGCCCTGCAGCTAAACCTGCTCCTGCCACCGGCCACCCCTGCCGTTGCCGCCCGGCCCAAGGGGTTCTGGGCGCGCCTGCTGCATCGCCTGCGTCAGATCCTCCCTGACACCATGCGCGCTTTTCGCCGCTGCCTGGTCGCGACCGGCGCGCTGGCGGCTTTGGCGCTCATGCTGCCTTTCCTCCTGCAGATCCGCGCGGGGCTGCACGCCTCGGAGACGCTGGAGCAGATGAATTTCCCTGCGGTGGTGCTGCTCGTGGCGGCCTTCCTCGGCTACTTCGGGCGTCTCTATGCCCAGCTCTCCGAGCCCGATGCCGACCGCGTCGCGCAGCTGCGCCTCGATGTATTGGGCGGGGTCCACCAGCTCGCCGCAGCCGTGTTTGGCCTGCTGGCGGTGGTCCTGTTTGTGGAGCTGTATGCCGGGTTGCTGATCCACCCCTGGGTAGCTCTGGTCTTGTGCCTGCTGCTTGGCTTCTGGATCATCGAAACACTGCTGCGCTGGGCCCTGCGCTTTTACCAGCCGCGCCGCATCTGGCTGCAGGCGCCTCCACTGGGCACCACCCAGCCCATGCGCCTGCTGATACCCCGCAGCCACCCGCTGTGGCAACGCGTGGACGTGGGCGATGCAGAAGCACTCTTCAAGCTGTCGGAGATGTGGTTTTTGCCCAGCATCCTGCGTGCACTGCCCGCCCTCGCGGCTACGGTCGCCGTCCTGAGCTGGGTGGCATCGTCTTTCCATAGCGTGCCACTGGGCCACCAAGGGCTGCACCAGCACCTTGGCCGGACGCAAGACCAACTGCTGCAACCGGGCCTGCACGTCACCCTCCCCTTCCCGTTTGGCCGGGTCGAGACCATTCCCGCCGACGAGTTGCGCATGGTCGTGCTCGGGCTACAGGCCGACACCGGCGAGCCGATCCTCTGGAATCGCGACCATTATGTGGGCGAGGTCAACCAACTCGTGGGGGTGGGCGAAGAGCTGCTGACGATCAGCGTGCCGATCTACTACCACATCAAAGACCCGCGCAGCTACTTCCTGAATACGACCAACCCGGAAGTCACCGTCTCGCAAGCCGGTTATCAGGCGCTTTTGCACCACACGTTGCACGAATCGGCCTTCGGCATCATGACAACCGAGCGCGAGGACCTGCAGCAGGCGTTGCATGAAGCGATCCAGGCCGAGCTCGACTCCAAGCAGTCGGGCATCTCGATCGACCTCGTGTGCCTGCGCGACATCCACCCGCCGGTCGAAGTCGGCCCGAGCTACCAGGAAGTCGTGAGCGCAGAGGAAGACCGCGAGGCATATATCCACGATGGTCAGGCCTACCAGAGCCAGAACCTCCCGCGCGCCCAGTCTCAGCAGTTCAAGCTGATGGCGCAGGCCGATGCCAAGCATGCCGAGCGCGTCTCCCAGGCGAACGGCGAGGCCAACAGCTTCCTGAGCGTAGAGGCCAGTTATCAGGATGCGCCGGAAGTCTTTCGCGTGCGCAAGACCTATGAGGCCTTCGACGAGAGCCTCAGCGGCGTCAAAAAGCTGGTGGTCGACGAGAGCTTCCAGGGCTCCATCCCCGCCTACATCGACGTGCGCAAGACGCTCAACCCCGATTTGATCAACGAAAGCATCCCGGCCGTGCAGACGCTCATCCCTGCCCTGCAGGCCAAGCCTACCGAATTTGACCGCGCCGTCGATGGCTACCTGCGGGCCGGCACGGGTGCCATCCCGGCCGTCAACCCGCGCCAGGCCGACGCAGACTACCTTCTGGAGGAATAA